From Lentisphaera araneosa HTCC2155, the proteins below share one genomic window:
- a CDS encoding diflavin oxidoreductase yields the protein MLEELASNYTHIQIEQIKDAYKNETRLFNGQTPALGDTNTALIFRLISRYSIFCKASTITLDKMNKFELALKDETLAKYIKNIIFTEDKGLMELLLKVSRDVLSKFDDELLAKSLADKRVYDYKKALYLRDVLENNSLGSYAWIMEQDLKNQEAIAARMTFLKGFAAQVSLALVKDALNKETGLPLIPENVPFSEGQLKWLNGYFNGLSFGVASSEDSSPKGKELNILFGTQTGNSESLANDCAALAANFGMLAQVHDMGNISADDLKVMERVLIITSTYGEGEQPDNAQALYTAMTSADAPSLEGMFFSICSLGDSSYDLFCEAGKQWDEVLEKQGALRAFKRVDCDVDFEDPFEEWACESLPALSALGDQSAGDVAGGPNVATKKDDNAFGKKKPFPAKLLKKVTLTSDESSKEVVHYEISLDGSDYDYKAGDALNVIPVNEESLVDDIIEVLAEDPEKILDLGKDGKVSFRDALLHKFEIKTPTKDLINKVAQNSQDKELLSLVEDKDALSNFLWGRDLIDFLAHYEHGLEAQSFIPLLKKLQARAYSISSSPKKHPGEVHLTVGSVRYSSHGRTRHGVASTFLADRVVENETDILCYMHANKAFAVPENDGLPMIMVGPGTGIAPFRAFLEEREMRQANGKNWLFFGDRNEANDFFYKEQLKDLQDNNYLEKLSLAFSRDQEEKIYVQDRMRENGAELFQWLEEGGYFFVCGDAYRMAKDVDQALHDVIAEHGKMSDDEAIAYVDKMKADKRYVRDVY from the coding sequence ATGCTCGAGGAACTCGCAAGCAACTATACTCATATTCAGATTGAGCAAATCAAAGATGCATACAAAAATGAGACTCGCCTCTTTAATGGTCAAACACCTGCTTTGGGCGACACTAATACGGCTTTAATTTTCCGTCTAATCTCTCGTTATTCTATTTTCTGTAAAGCGTCGACGATCACATTAGATAAGATGAACAAATTTGAGCTCGCACTCAAAGACGAAACCTTAGCGAAGTACATCAAAAATATTATCTTTACAGAAGATAAAGGGCTCATGGAGTTGCTGCTTAAAGTTTCTCGTGATGTTCTCTCGAAGTTTGATGATGAACTTCTTGCGAAAAGTTTAGCTGACAAGCGCGTGTACGATTATAAGAAAGCCCTTTACTTACGTGATGTCTTAGAAAACAACTCCCTTGGTTCCTACGCTTGGATCATGGAACAAGATCTCAAGAACCAAGAAGCCATCGCAGCTCGCATGACTTTCCTCAAAGGTTTTGCGGCACAAGTATCACTTGCTTTGGTAAAAGATGCGCTTAATAAAGAAACGGGCCTACCACTCATCCCAGAAAACGTCCCCTTTAGTGAAGGTCAATTAAAGTGGCTTAATGGTTATTTCAATGGCCTCAGTTTTGGTGTGGCGAGTTCTGAAGATTCTTCCCCTAAAGGTAAAGAGCTTAATATCCTCTTTGGTACGCAAACAGGTAATTCGGAATCATTAGCCAATGATTGTGCGGCTCTAGCAGCGAACTTTGGCATGCTAGCTCAAGTTCATGATATGGGCAATATTTCTGCAGACGATCTAAAAGTAATGGAACGTGTCCTAATCATCACATCTACTTATGGTGAAGGTGAGCAACCTGATAATGCTCAAGCACTTTACACGGCCATGACTTCGGCTGATGCACCTTCTCTTGAAGGTATGTTCTTCTCCATCTGCTCATTAGGCGACAGCTCTTACGACCTCTTCTGTGAAGCGGGCAAACAGTGGGATGAAGTTCTAGAGAAACAAGGTGCTCTTCGTGCTTTTAAACGCGTTGACTGTGATGTTGATTTTGAAGATCCATTTGAAGAGTGGGCTTGCGAATCTCTTCCAGCACTATCGGCTCTTGGTGATCAATCTGCTGGCGATGTAGCCGGCGGCCCCAATGTGGCGACTAAAAAGGATGATAATGCATTTGGCAAGAAAAAGCCCTTCCCTGCTAAACTTCTCAAGAAAGTCACTTTAACCTCTGATGAATCGAGCAAAGAAGTCGTTCACTATGAAATTAGCCTAGATGGTTCTGATTATGACTACAAAGCTGGCGATGCCTTAAATGTGATCCCAGTAAACGAGGAATCTTTAGTCGACGACATTATTGAAGTGCTTGCTGAGGATCCTGAAAAAATCCTTGACCTTGGTAAAGATGGTAAAGTTAGCTTCCGTGACGCCCTTCTTCATAAATTCGAAATTAAGACCCCCACAAAAGATCTTATTAATAAAGTGGCTCAAAATTCACAAGATAAAGAATTATTAAGCCTTGTGGAAGATAAAGATGCTTTAAGTAATTTCCTTTGGGGACGTGACCTCATCGATTTCTTAGCTCACTATGAACACGGTCTTGAGGCTCAAAGCTTTATTCCGCTCTTAAAGAAGCTTCAAGCACGCGCTTACTCAATCTCTTCGAGTCCAAAGAAACACCCTGGTGAAGTTCACTTAACCGTGGGTAGCGTTCGCTATAGCAGTCACGGCCGTACTCGTCATGGTGTTGCATCAACTTTCCTTGCAGATCGCGTTGTTGAAAATGAAACAGACATCCTCTGCTACATGCATGCCAATAAAGCTTTTGCTGTACCAGAAAATGATGGTTTACCAATGATTATGGTTGGTCCTGGAACGGGCATTGCTCCCTTCCGCGCTTTCTTAGAAGAGCGTGAGATGCGCCAAGCAAATGGTAAAAACTGGCTCTTCTTTGGTGATAGAAATGAAGCGAATGACTTCTTCTATAAGGAGCAACTCAAAGATTTACAAGACAATAACTACCTAGAGAAGCTCTCCCTAGCCTTCTCGCGTGACCAAGAAGAAAAAATCTATGTCCAAGATCGCATGCGCGAAAATGGTGCTGAACTTTTCCAGTGGCTTGAAGAAGGCGGTTACTTCTTTGTTTGTGGTGATGCTTACAGAATGGCTAAAGACGTGGATCAAGCCCTTCATGATGTAATTGCAGAGCACGGTAAGATGTCAGATGATGAGGCCATTGCTTATGTGGATAAAATGAAAGCAGATAAACGTTACGTCAGAGACGTTTACTAA
- a CDS encoding ROK family protein — protein MKKILGFDLGGTKVLAAVLDNDFNILSRVKMKANADLGVKSVYKVICAVIKDACDEAGIDVSDLSAIGGCAPGLVEPKTGLVYDTPNLGFKNFPLQEKLSQDFNIPVHIENDVNAGLYGELHFGAARGMENVLALSPGTGVGGAIVIDGKLIRGSRGGAGEFGHIIVQPDGPLCGCGQRGCLEAISSRTALSQQILSFAVRGRVPLVIDEAKGNLKKVKSGLIARAYNSGDEDVQAIVDYAARYLGVGMSNLVNSFNPEAIILGGGLIEALPEPFLKISTKVMREKAMGVNGEKVKVLAAELGDDAVIKGSAQLAAELVR, from the coding sequence ATGAAAAAGATTTTAGGCTTTGACTTAGGTGGTACAAAAGTACTTGCAGCCGTTCTAGATAATGATTTTAACATACTCTCGCGAGTAAAAATGAAGGCCAATGCTGACTTAGGTGTTAAGTCAGTATATAAAGTGATATGTGCGGTCATTAAAGATGCCTGTGATGAAGCTGGTATAGATGTGTCTGACTTATCGGCAATTGGTGGTTGTGCACCGGGCTTAGTCGAGCCAAAGACAGGTTTGGTCTATGATACGCCTAATTTAGGCTTTAAGAATTTCCCATTACAAGAGAAGCTTTCTCAAGACTTTAATATTCCAGTGCACATTGAGAATGACGTCAATGCAGGCTTATATGGTGAGCTTCATTTTGGGGCCGCAAGAGGAATGGAAAATGTCTTAGCGCTTTCTCCAGGAACAGGAGTCGGAGGTGCGATTGTCATTGATGGTAAGTTAATTAGAGGGAGTCGCGGTGGTGCAGGAGAGTTTGGGCATATTATCGTTCAACCTGATGGGCCCCTCTGCGGATGTGGCCAGCGTGGGTGCTTAGAAGCGATATCGAGTCGTACGGCTCTTTCCCAACAAATATTATCTTTTGCCGTTAGAGGGAGGGTGCCTTTAGTGATCGATGAAGCAAAAGGCAATCTAAAAAAAGTGAAGAGTGGTTTAATAGCACGAGCCTACAATAGTGGTGATGAGGATGTACAGGCTATTGTAGATTATGCGGCGCGTTATTTAGGTGTGGGCATGTCAAATTTAGTTAATTCATTTAATCCAGAAGCGATTATTTTAGGAGGGGGATTAATAGAAGCACTTCCTGAGCCCTTTTTGAAAATCTCTACTAAAGTAATGCGAGAAAAAGCCATGGGAGTTAATGGAGAAAAAGTCAAAGTCTTAGCAGCTGAATTAGGTGATGATGCCGTTATTAAAGGCTCAGCGCAACTTGCAGCTGAATTAGTTCGCTAG
- a CDS encoding 3-dehydroquinate synthase — MKYKQSFQVDYTYEVHFTHNVFSSDNETLTEVFGDSGAKAMFFIDENVHKSFPTLKQDIQHWCEEHPQNINPSLPIHVVPGGEKIKNDFSVVEKLISAMLEGGICRHSYVVIIGGGAVLDAVGFAAAIFHRGVRQIRIPTTILAQDDSGVGVKNAVNFLGSKNLLGTFAPATAVINDSLFISSLSERDRLAGIAEAFKVALIKDEHFFDYLKNNTEGIKSGDPLVIENLIKRSAKLHMDHICQNGDPFEKGSSRPLDFGHWSAHKLEALTDHALSHGEAVAIGICVDMLIASMLGMVELKTSLDVIGTFQKTGYAIWHPALEQRNSKGELAVVRGLTEFKEHLGGELTIPMPTRIGKMTDIHELSPEIVREALIQLKELAGVCK, encoded by the coding sequence ATGAAATATAAACAGAGTTTCCAAGTCGATTATACATATGAAGTGCACTTCACTCATAATGTGTTTAGTTCAGATAATGAAACATTGACCGAAGTCTTTGGTGATTCGGGTGCAAAAGCCATGTTTTTCATAGATGAAAACGTCCACAAATCCTTTCCGACACTCAAACAGGATATTCAGCATTGGTGTGAGGAACATCCTCAGAACATTAATCCAAGCCTTCCGATTCATGTCGTACCTGGCGGCGAGAAAATTAAAAATGATTTCAGTGTTGTTGAAAAATTGATTTCAGCAATGCTGGAAGGTGGAATATGTCGCCACTCCTATGTGGTGATCATTGGTGGTGGCGCTGTATTAGATGCAGTGGGTTTTGCGGCCGCTATTTTTCATAGAGGTGTGAGACAAATAAGAATACCGACCACAATTTTAGCCCAAGATGACTCAGGAGTTGGCGTAAAAAATGCCGTGAACTTTTTGGGTTCTAAAAACTTATTGGGAACCTTTGCACCTGCCACGGCAGTCATAAATGATTCTCTATTTATCAGTTCTTTGAGTGAACGCGATCGTTTAGCGGGAATCGCAGAAGCATTTAAGGTCGCTTTGATAAAGGACGAACACTTTTTTGACTACTTAAAAAATAATACCGAGGGTATTAAATCTGGTGACCCACTCGTTATTGAGAATTTGATCAAACGCTCGGCAAAATTACATATGGATCACATATGTCAAAATGGTGACCCCTTTGAAAAAGGCTCATCACGACCTTTAGATTTTGGTCATTGGTCAGCACATAAACTCGAAGCTTTAACTGATCATGCGCTCTCTCATGGAGAAGCGGTAGCGATTGGTATCTGTGTAGATATGTTAATTGCTTCGATGTTGGGTATGGTTGAATTAAAAACGAGTTTAGATGTTATCGGAACTTTCCAAAAGACGGGTTATGCCATTTGGCATCCTGCTTTAGAGCAAAGGAACTCCAAAGGTGAACTTGCCGTCGTCAGAGGCTTAACTGAATTTAAAGAACATTTGGGTGGAGAACTCACGATTCCTATGCCAACTCGGATTGGTAAAATGACAGACATCCATGAGCTTTCTCCAGAGATAGTTCGCGAGGCATTAATTCAATTAAAAGAACTCGCGGGCGTATGCAAATAA
- the eboE gene encoding metabolite traffic protein EboE: MQISSGQHLSFCLNVFALDDLEKIFAVLANECQSIKSQVSEKQPMGLGLWLSAQVADELQDEEKLKSLQVQLTKFDFYVFTLNIFPYGNFHESPVKEKVYYPDWGDQKRLDYTCKAAEILAKLCPDEYGTMSTVPVTFGKELPLEAVDTIRQCSQYLQALESRTGVKIELAFEPEPDCYLETCDEALRFFEELRSQLTKGEMEYLGVCLDTCHSALQYEDPIENLEKYVNAAVKVSKVQISAAPVIMCGSDSDKEILRPFAEPVYLHQTRVKDSEGLVTFYKDLPEALLNGDAGEWRCHFHIPLHFTGNGVLQSTNKDLSRSFFALAQKHCRHFETETYTYFVLPNASESVSDSISQELMWVKERL; this comes from the coding sequence ATGCAAATAAGTTCTGGGCAACACTTATCCTTTTGCCTCAATGTTTTTGCTCTAGATGATTTAGAGAAGATTTTTGCGGTTCTCGCAAATGAATGTCAATCAATAAAATCCCAAGTAAGTGAAAAACAGCCTATGGGCCTGGGCCTATGGCTTAGTGCACAGGTTGCGGATGAGTTACAAGACGAAGAGAAACTCAAATCACTTCAAGTTCAGTTAACAAAGTTTGATTTTTATGTATTCACTTTAAATATCTTTCCCTATGGAAATTTCCATGAAAGCCCCGTTAAAGAAAAAGTTTATTACCCTGATTGGGGTGATCAGAAACGTTTAGATTATACTTGTAAGGCCGCTGAAATTTTAGCTAAACTTTGTCCTGATGAATATGGGACGATGAGTACTGTTCCTGTGACTTTCGGCAAAGAACTACCACTAGAGGCAGTTGATACTATTCGTCAATGCAGTCAGTATTTACAGGCTTTAGAAAGCAGGACTGGAGTGAAAATTGAATTGGCTTTTGAGCCCGAACCCGATTGTTACTTAGAGACCTGCGATGAAGCACTTCGTTTTTTTGAAGAACTTCGTTCGCAATTAACAAAGGGTGAGATGGAGTATTTGGGTGTCTGCTTGGATACCTGTCATTCAGCTTTACAATACGAAGATCCAATAGAGAATTTAGAAAAATATGTCAATGCGGCTGTGAAAGTTTCCAAAGTTCAAATTTCGGCAGCCCCGGTGATTATGTGTGGTAGTGATAGTGATAAAGAAATTTTAAGACCTTTTGCAGAGCCAGTTTATTTACATCAGACAAGAGTAAAAGATAGTGAAGGACTTGTGACATTTTATAAAGACCTTCCCGAGGCTCTATTGAATGGTGATGCGGGTGAATGGCGTTGCCATTTTCATATTCCATTACATTTTACAGGGAATGGGGTACTTCAATCGACGAACAAAGATTTATCAAGGAGCTTTTTTGCTTTGGCTCAAAAGCATTGTCGTCACTTTGAAACGGAAACCTATACTTACTTTGTTCTTCCCAACGCGTCCGAAAGCGTTAGCGATTCAATAAGCCAAGAGTTAATGTGGGTGAAAGAGAGATTATAG